A region from the Peptococcus niger genome encodes:
- a CDS encoding HPP family protein, giving the protein MEVSNIMEKEVYFVTTAADVAETMRYMVDKNISGVPILDEAHRLAGFVSDGDLMAYLFKLGKRHDPLFAESLAALTDHDLEKNKALTEELQNTKVLSLATRKVITVQEHDTCEEACRFLGKKQIKKMPVVDTDNRVVGVLSRSTVVRYLYDYLTGQAAHGTDEASTN; this is encoded by the coding sequence ATGGAAGTTTCAAACATTATGGAAAAAGAGGTTTACTTTGTGACGACTGCTGCCGATGTGGCGGAAACGATGCGCTATATGGTGGATAAAAATATTTCCGGTGTGCCGATTTTAGACGAGGCCCATCGTTTGGCCGGGTTTGTATCGGATGGCGATTTAATGGCCTACTTGTTTAAATTAGGCAAGCGGCATGACCCCTTATTTGCAGAAAGCTTGGCAGCGCTGACAGACCATGATTTAGAAAAAAATAAGGCCCTGACGGAAGAACTGCAGAACACAAAGGTGCTATCGCTGGCAACGCGGAAGGTTATTACGGTGCAAGAACACGATACCTGTGAAGAGGCGTGCCGGTTTTTAGGCAAGAAGCAAATCAAAAAAATGCCCGTGGTGGATACGGATAACCGGGTTGTGGGCGTCTTGAGCCGGTCAACGGTGGTACGTTATTTATATGATTATTTGACGGGTCAGGCGGCGCATGGGACAGATGAGGCTTCAACAAATTAA
- a CDS encoding metallophosphoesterase, whose amino-acid sequence MRIGFIGDLHIDYNTHHDFLTALAEACNCLKLDTIVFCGDTLTGAEQALTFYAKLRSRTNTKVLQIPGNHELYCLPEQSKNKLCLDADEYMDLMLNDERTSLFKNPIVHGQWCIIGGPSWYDYSLHRNYRRMDALAKRRFLHRNPEYKYLQDKKESPFINEKITAKSLMLMERQLRTIRERENGKHYKICSVIHMLPLAEMYKSSHVWATTVAFMGSKYYAELYETYGVDLCICAHSHIRRSLTKNGTTYVNVSLGHNFKWKHKTNLYSELLETIYVLEI is encoded by the coding sequence ATGCGCATCGGATTTATCGGCGATTTGCACATTGATTACAACACACACCACGATTTTTTAACCGCTTTGGCAGAGGCATGTAACTGTCTCAAGCTGGACACCATTGTTTTCTGCGGCGACACCCTGACCGGGGCCGAACAAGCCTTGACCTTTTACGCCAAGCTGCGCAGTCGAACAAACACAAAAGTCCTGCAAATTCCCGGCAACCATGAGCTCTATTGCCTGCCTGAGCAAAGTAAAAACAAGCTCTGCCTCGACGCCGATGAGTATATGGACCTCATGTTAAACGATGAGCGCACGTCTTTGTTTAAGAACCCCATTGTTCACGGCCAATGGTGCATCATCGGCGGTCCAAGCTGGTATGACTACTCCCTCCACCGCAATTACAGGCGGATGGACGCCCTGGCCAAGCGTCGCTTTTTACACCGCAATCCTGAGTATAAGTACTTGCAGGATAAAAAAGAAAGCCCCTTTATCAACGAAAAAATAACCGCCAAAAGCCTAATGCTCATGGAGCGACAATTGCGCACCATTCGCGAACGGGAAAATGGCAAGCACTATAAGATCTGCTCTGTCATCCACATGCTGCCCCTGGCGGAGATGTATAAAAGCAGCCACGTCTGGGCGACCACTGTTGCCTTCATGGGCAGCAAATACTACGCCGAGTTATATGAAACCTACGGCGTGGACCTCTGCATTTGCGCCCACTCACACATTCGCCGCAGCTTGACGAAAAACGGCACCACCTACGTCAACGTCTCCCTCGGGCATAATTTTAAATGGAAGCATAAAACCAACCTATACAGCGAACTGCTGGAAACCATCTATGTTTTGGAAATCTAA
- a CDS encoding nucleoside triphosphate pyrophosphohydrolase has translation MDKRIYNKLVRDRVPEAIVAGGDQCVHTVIDDDKAFLEALDEKLDEELVEYQISKDVDKLADVLEVIYAICEAHDMQFQDLEKIRRDKRALRGGFKKKFLLQEIHETR, from the coding sequence ATGGATAAACGAATTTACAATAAATTGGTGCGCGACCGGGTGCCGGAAGCCATTGTGGCCGGGGGCGATCAGTGTGTCCATACGGTGATTGATGATGACAAGGCCTTTTTAGAGGCCTTAGATGAAAAGCTGGATGAAGAACTGGTGGAGTACCAGATCAGCAAGGATGTTGACAAGCTGGCAGATGTGCTGGAAGTCATTTATGCCATCTGTGAAGCGCATGATATGCAGTTTCAGGATTTGGAAAAAATTCGACGGGACAAACGGGCCCTGCGCGGTGGCTTTAAGAAAAAATTTTTATTGCAGGAGATTCATGAAACCAGATAA
- a CDS encoding carbon-nitrogen hydrolase family protein: MDTLKVALIQMPVVTDKAANLQRAEAALRQAAAEGAQLAVLPEMWNTPYDTAVFADYAEDTEGASCTLLRRVARETGMVVVGGSIAEKDAQDRIYNTCFVYDESGALLAFHRKRHLFDIDVPGGQYFKESDVLTSGASSTTFSALGWTFGVGICFDMRFPEQAADMCAAGAECLIYPAAFNPTTGPMHWSLLLRARAMDAQAWTLACAPARRLDSGYTSWAHSMVVNPWATIEHDLGTEAGLRLARIDKSSLQAVRTQIPLREARR; encoded by the coding sequence ATGGACACACTTAAAGTTGCCTTGATTCAAATGCCTGTCGTTACAGATAAGGCGGCTAATTTGCAAAGGGCTGAGGCCGCCTTGCGTCAGGCAGCGGCAGAGGGGGCTCAATTGGCGGTATTGCCGGAAATGTGGAATACGCCCTATGATACGGCTGTTTTTGCCGACTACGCCGAGGATACTGAGGGGGCCAGCTGCACCCTCTTGCGCCGGGTGGCCCGGGAGACGGGCATGGTGGTTGTCGGCGGCTCGATTGCTGAAAAAGACGCCCAAGACCGCATTTACAACACCTGCTTTGTTTATGATGAAAGCGGCGCCCTCCTGGCCTTTCACCGGAAGCGCCACCTGTTTGATATTGATGTGCCCGGCGGACAATACTTTAAGGAGTCGGATGTGCTCACCTCGGGGGCATCCAGTACGACCTTTAGCGCCCTGGGCTGGACCTTTGGCGTCGGCATTTGCTTTGATATGCGCTTTCCCGAGCAAGCGGCAGACATGTGCGCCGCCGGGGCGGAGTGCCTGATTTATCCGGCGGCCTTTAACCCCACCACCGGGCCGATGCATTGGTCGCTCTTGCTGCGGGCGCGGGCCATGGACGCGCAAGCCTGGACCTTGGCCTGCGCGCCGGCCCGTCGCCTTGACAGCGGCTACACCAGCTGGGCCCATTCCATGGTGGTCAACCCCTGGGCGACAATTGAGCATGATTTGGGGACGGAGGCCGGTCTTCGCCTGGCAAGGATCGACAAAAGCAGCTTACAGGCGGTCCGGACACAAATCCCCCTCCGGGAGGCGCGCCGATGA
- a CDS encoding DUF503 domain-containing protein, whose product MTLFYLELQGTLPMAESLKEKRMPLESLKASLKRHYNVSVLEVGDRDKWQVALIGIAGLAGSDAQADRSMDDIINHADLNWPGDIRVQDRIFLL is encoded by the coding sequence ATGACCCTTTTTTACTTGGAATTACAGGGAACGCTCCCGATGGCGGAAAGTTTAAAAGAAAAGCGGATGCCTTTGGAAAGCCTAAAGGCCTCGCTTAAACGACATTACAATGTGTCTGTTTTGGAAGTGGGCGATCGAGATAAATGGCAGGTGGCCTTGATCGGGATTGCCGGGCTGGCCGGCAGCGATGCCCAAGCCGACCGCTCGATGGACGATATCATCAACCACGCCGATTTGAACTGGCCGGGAGATATTCGCGTTCAAGACCGTATTTTTCTACTGTAA
- the surE gene encoding 5'/3'-nucleotidase SurE — protein sequence MHILLTNDDGVFAPGLATLARHIIEKTDHRLSIIAPEVEQSGKSRAITLFRSMALKHVQIPTLMTPTFSVDGTPADCVRVGLRYLLEDVDLVLSGINYGVNVGGDVPYSGTVSAALEAARLEKPAIALSAQISGRQVFFDTAAEVLLQLLDILPDEFYHSRTVLSVNTPARPHADLVGLKVINCDAHITDEYEWVGTAGDVEYIRICNRYPEQLTVETDLHYVRQGYATLSPLSQIVSSEDEMLLLEEWLQS from the coding sequence ATGCATATTTTACTGACCAATGATGATGGCGTTTTTGCGCCCGGCCTTGCAACCTTGGCCCGTCACATCATTGAAAAAACCGATCATCGCTTGAGCATTATTGCGCCGGAAGTGGAACAAAGCGGGAAAAGTCGCGCCATAACACTTTTTCGGTCCATGGCCCTCAAACACGTGCAAATCCCTACGTTGATGACGCCGACCTTCAGCGTTGACGGCACGCCGGCCGATTGTGTGCGCGTCGGCTTGCGGTACTTGCTGGAAGATGTGGACTTGGTCCTATCGGGCATCAATTACGGTGTAAACGTGGGCGGAGACGTGCCCTATTCGGGAACGGTCAGCGCTGCTTTAGAGGCAGCACGGTTGGAAAAACCCGCCATTGCCCTATCGGCGCAGATATCGGGCCGGCAGGTCTTCTTTGATACCGCGGCGGAGGTCTTGCTCCAATTGCTGGATATTTTGCCGGACGAATTTTACCACAGCCGAACGGTTCTCAGTGTAAACACCCCCGCCAGGCCCCATGCAGACCTGGTTGGCTTGAAAGTGATCAATTGCGATGCCCACATCACCGATGAATACGAATGGGTCGGCACAGCTGGCGATGTTGAGTACATCCGCATTTGCAACCGCTATCCGGAGCAACTGACCGTTGAGACAGACCTACACTATGTGCGTCAAGGTTACGCTACCCTTTCACCTTTATCGCAAATTGTCAGTTCCGAAGATGAGATGCTGCTTTTAGAGGAATGGCTGCAGTCTTAA
- the rplM gene encoding 50S ribosomal protein L13 encodes MRTTYMAKAGEVDRKWYVIDAAGKPLGRVATQVAAILRGKHKPTFTPNVDCGDYVIVINAKDVVLTGKKESQKKYHHHSGYPGGLKSTTYGDLKQRKPSFMFERTVKGMLPHNRLGRKMFGKLKVYDGAEHPHAAQQPIVLDK; translated from the coding sequence ATGCGTACAACCTACATGGCCAAAGCCGGCGAGGTCGATCGTAAATGGTATGTCATCGATGCCGCAGGCAAACCTTTAGGTCGCGTAGCCACTCAAGTGGCAGCTATCTTACGCGGCAAACATAAACCTACTTTTACCCCGAATGTTGATTGCGGTGACTATGTTATCGTTATCAATGCAAAAGACGTTGTCTTGACGGGTAAAAAAGAAAGCCAAAAGAAATACCACCATCACAGTGGTTACCCGGGTGGCTTAAAATCCACCACCTACGGGGATTTGAAACAACGCAAACCGTCCTTTATGTTTGAACGCACCGTTAAAGGCATGCTGCCGCACAACCGTCTCGGCCGCAAAATGTTCGGTAAACTGAAAGTTTACGATGGTGCTGAACATCCGCATGCTGCACAACAGCCGATTGTTTTAGACAAATAA
- the rpsI gene encoding 30S ribosomal protein S9 gives MAQIQYYGTGRRKSSVARVYLVPGNGNVTINGKDMAAYFGKKTLEMIVRQPLELTETTGRFDVRVNATGGGSTGQAGAIRMGIARALLEADPDYRLPLKRAGFLTRDSRMKERHKYGLKKARRAPQFSKR, from the coding sequence ATGGCTCAGATTCAATATTACGGCACAGGCCGTCGCAAAAGCTCTGTTGCACGGGTCTACCTTGTTCCCGGCAATGGCAATGTAACCATCAACGGTAAAGACATGGCAGCGTATTTCGGCAAAAAAACGCTGGAAATGATTGTTCGTCAACCGCTGGAACTGACTGAAACCACAGGTCGTTTCGATGTGCGTGTCAACGCCACCGGCGGCGGCAGCACCGGCCAAGCCGGCGCCATCCGCATGGGCATTGCCCGCGCACTGTTGGAAGCAGATCCGGACTACCGTCTGCCGTTAAAACGTGCTGGCTTCTTGACCCGCGATTCTCGCATGAAAGAACGTCATAAATACGGTCTTAAGAAGGCCCGTAGAGCACCGCAATTCTCCAAACGTTAA
- a CDS encoding acyltransferase family protein: MSLNNRAKRDLSIDGVKFATLWLVVLGHVLLFYDPACPSLFNMVPVAVPGAGPMARAIYSFHMPLFFMLAGMVYRPGKGCGAFIWKKVKRLLLPSMAVFISLMIPTLLYLGYYTPLTWRDFVFNYNLRHVWYAHALFCIFVLNRLCDALHMPKWLKLLAAGLVFFIHPALPINCLGPNIIYFQIGEVFGKRFNCRPAIWLTAGLAFALVFYTAGGREWPPVVQDFYVLGLAVTGGLFFYNLAKHIHYHSKEQLGVYLLHPMIIYLIHHALQAYHLPSWPLIIGVTGVSFALSMALTRLYHLLVRDRLIPAAKSLLAGGVGR; encoded by the coding sequence ATGAGCCTTAATAACCGAGCCAAACGTGATTTAAGCATTGACGGGGTTAAGTTTGCGACCCTTTGGTTAGTGGTGCTGGGGCATGTTCTGCTTTTTTACGATCCGGCCTGCCCGTCGCTGTTCAACATGGTCCCTGTTGCTGTACCCGGGGCAGGTCCCATGGCCCGCGCTATTTATAGCTTTCATATGCCGCTCTTCTTCATGCTGGCAGGTATGGTTTATCGTCCAGGAAAGGGCTGTGGTGCTTTCATTTGGAAAAAGGTCAAGCGGCTCTTATTACCGAGCATGGCAGTCTTCATCAGTCTTATGATTCCGACGCTGCTGTATTTGGGCTATTACACACCTCTGACCTGGCGGGATTTTGTCTTTAATTATAATTTACGGCATGTGTGGTATGCCCATGCGCTTTTTTGCATCTTTGTTTTAAACCGGCTTTGCGATGCGCTTCATATGCCCAAATGGCTCAAACTGCTGGCGGCGGGGCTGGTGTTCTTCATCCACCCGGCTCTGCCAATCAATTGTTTGGGGCCGAACATTATCTATTTCCAGATTGGAGAGGTCTTTGGCAAGCGCTTTAATTGCCGCCCGGCAATTTGGCTGACGGCAGGGTTGGCCTTTGCCCTAGTATTTTACACTGCCGGTGGGCGGGAATGGCCTCCAGTGGTGCAGGACTTCTACGTTTTGGGGCTGGCTGTCACCGGCGGATTATTTTTTTACAATCTTGCCAAGCACATTCATTATCATTCTAAAGAACAACTGGGCGTGTATTTGCTCCATCCGATGATTATTTACCTGATTCATCATGCGCTGCAGGCCTACCATTTGCCCAGCTGGCCACTCATCATTGGCGTTACAGGGGTATCTTTTGCCCTGTCCATGGCCTTGACGCGCCTCTACCATTTGCTGGTAAGGGACCGGCTGATTCCGGCAGCGAAGTCGCTTTTAGCCGGCGGGGTTGGACGATGA
- a CDS encoding glycosyltransferase: MKIIIVTEIFYPSINGVATRIVEAIRYLKQAGHDVTVLTSTGQTRVFEGAEVIALGRHRFPMLGQLRWLSVASVLRRLIYEQEPDVIHIVNASLFGACGALTARQLGIPLVMSHHFDAAAWFRTHRFCGSSCRQLYWKVAKRCHNCADINLAISLAQRERLRAKGFDRVACIKPGVSTTTFHPRHADAEMRQRLSGGHPDNLLLLFVGKLDKDKNIDRLKALLQRAPDLHLALVGNGPMRKKLRRHFPADQVVFTGRLTGDVLAAAYASCDVLVYPAEKNDLALVVLEGMASGLPVLAQDTPAMRLQLEDGKTGYLVSFTSTDDLMDKINELRNPERLNAMSVAARHYSEQYSWTVSSQQLLDYYHLAVAHRRKQAFIR, encoded by the coding sequence ATGAAAATTATCATTGTTACTGAGATCTTCTATCCTTCCATAAACGGCGTTGCAACACGTATCGTGGAGGCGATACGGTATTTGAAACAAGCCGGTCACGATGTAACGGTGTTAACATCAACGGGACAAACGAGGGTATTTGAAGGGGCTGAGGTCATTGCGCTGGGGCGCCACCGGTTTCCCATGTTGGGGCAATTGCGCTGGCTGAGCGTGGCGTCCGTATTACGGCGTTTGATTTATGAACAGGAGCCGGATGTGATTCACATTGTCAATGCGTCCTTATTCGGTGCCTGTGGGGCCCTGACTGCACGGCAGCTGGGGATTCCTTTGGTGATGAGTCATCATTTTGATGCGGCAGCCTGGTTTCGGACCCACCGTTTTTGCGGGTCGAGCTGCCGCCAGCTATACTGGAAGGTGGCTAAACGGTGCCACAATTGTGCCGATATTAATTTGGCAATATCTTTGGCACAGCGGGAGCGGCTTCGCGCCAAGGGTTTTGACCGGGTGGCCTGTATTAAGCCGGGCGTTTCGACAACGACCTTTCATCCCCGTCACGCCGATGCGGAGATGCGGCAGCGTTTAAGCGGTGGCCATCCAGATAATTTATTGCTGCTCTTTGTCGGCAAGTTAGATAAAGATAAGAACATTGACCGTCTGAAGGCCTTATTACAGCGGGCCCCGGATTTGCATTTGGCCCTTGTCGGCAATGGGCCCATGCGCAAAAAACTGCGCCGCCATTTCCCGGCAGACCAGGTGGTCTTTACCGGTCGCTTGACCGGTGACGTCTTGGCTGCGGCCTATGCGTCCTGTGATGTCTTGGTCTACCCTGCAGAAAAAAATGATTTGGCCCTGGTCGTCCTGGAGGGGATGGCCTCCGGTTTACCAGTGCTGGCTCAAGATACGCCGGCCATGCGTCTGCAACTGGAAGACGGGAAAACCGGCTACCTGGTATCATTTACATCTACCGATGATTTGATGGATAAAATCAATGAATTGCGCAATCCGGAACGGCTCAATGCCATGTCTGTTGCAGCCCGCCATTATTCGGAGCAATACAGCTGGACGGTCAGCAGTCAGCAATTATTGGACTATTATCACTTGGCTGTTGCCCACCGGCGTAAGCAGGCCTTTATCCGTTGA
- a CDS encoding response regulator transcription factor — MQEKILVVEDEENIRQNIADYFADQGYAVLEAADGEQALDVFEAQKPDLIILDLMLPKIDGIDVCKQIRREHTTPVIMLTARSEEIDKLLGLELGADDYITKPFSLRELNARVKAVFRRSRPVADHTEDVRVFGPLKINLDRREVWLNGKTADLTPSEYAILVTLSENVGRPYSRLQLLTATLGESYAGYERAIDTHVSNLRKKIEPNPQKPIFIQTVYGLGYKFGDKYEPVKED; from the coding sequence ATGCAAGAAAAGATCTTAGTGGTGGAAGACGAAGAGAATATCCGCCAGAACATTGCCGATTATTTTGCAGACCAAGGCTATGCGGTATTAGAGGCAGCAGACGGTGAACAGGCCTTGGACGTTTTTGAGGCGCAGAAACCGGATTTGATTATTTTGGATTTAATGCTGCCTAAGATAGATGGCATCGATGTTTGTAAACAAATTCGTCGGGAACACACCACACCGGTTATTATGTTGACCGCCCGGAGCGAAGAAATTGATAAACTTCTCGGCTTAGAATTGGGGGCAGATGACTACATCACCAAGCCCTTTTCCTTACGTGAATTAAACGCGCGGGTCAAGGCCGTTTTTCGACGCAGCCGGCCGGTCGCTGATCACACAGAAGATGTCCGGGTTTTCGGGCCGCTTAAGATTAATTTGGACCGCCGTGAAGTTTGGCTGAACGGGAAAACTGCCGACTTGACGCCGTCAGAGTATGCCATTTTAGTGACCTTGTCCGAAAATGTCGGCCGTCCGTACAGCCGTTTACAACTTTTAACCGCCACCCTAGGCGAAAGTTATGCCGGCTATGAACGGGCTATTGATACGCATGTGAGCAATTTGCGGAAAAAGATTGAACCCAATCCGCAAAAGCCCATATTCATTCAGACCGTTTACGGGCTGGGGTATAAGTTTGGGGATAAGTATGAGCCTGTCAAAGAAGATTAG
- a CDS encoding sensor histidine kinase, translating into MSLSKKISLVLLSVVTIGGLLIGGLTIDSTTRSFDQYLFETRQSEINEWCDIYLDYYTSHNNSWKGVEQLNVSEETDLTIYLGQAYQRPIVLVSKDGRILVHPQRNFIGLTVNASLLNHGFPLEKNDKVIGYLLPMDYFDHKFWVLEESFIRNVSRSVIKGILATNLIAALIALILSQNMVRPLRDLIKNVRDMGTNDHFVPVAVYSDDEIGELAGAFNQMGLEIEKNSEARTRLFGDISHELRTPLAAIGATLENKLLRSEALPPEEISALYDEVLRMSNLVKELQSISRLDAGHLELSKTLIDFKSFFSEFFVLMEADAASRNIRVAIHIPDDLPYCYADSERLKQIVLNLVSNAMRYSDDGGQVTLTASADDQYFIFTVQDTGVGMNPQDMAHVFDRFYRSDASRARDTGGSGLGMAITKGLVDAHDGIIQVASKPGEGTTFTVRLPLYEAPEEEG; encoded by the coding sequence ATGAGCCTGTCAAAGAAGATTAGCCTGGTCCTTCTCTCGGTGGTTACCATCGGCGGGCTGCTCATTGGCGGACTGACCATTGACAGCACCACCCGGTCTTTTGACCAATATTTGTTTGAAACGCGCCAATCGGAAATCAACGAATGGTGTGACATCTATTTGGATTATTACACCAGCCACAACAACAGCTGGAAAGGCGTTGAACAGCTGAATGTGAGCGAAGAAACCGATTTGACGATTTACCTGGGGCAAGCCTACCAACGCCCCATCGTCTTAGTTTCAAAAGACGGGCGCATCTTGGTGCACCCACAGCGCAACTTTATCGGGCTGACCGTTAACGCCTCTTTGCTGAACCACGGCTTTCCCCTGGAAAAGAATGATAAGGTCATCGGCTACTTGCTGCCGATGGATTATTTTGACCATAAATTTTGGGTGCTGGAAGAAAGCTTCATTCGCAATGTTAGCCGGTCGGTGATTAAGGGGATTTTAGCAACCAACTTAATAGCCGCCTTGATTGCCCTTATTTTATCTCAAAATATGGTGCGGCCCTTGCGCGACCTCATTAAGAATGTGCGCGATATGGGCACCAACGACCACTTTGTCCCGGTTGCCGTTTATTCTGACGATGAAATTGGTGAATTGGCCGGCGCCTTCAACCAAATGGGACTGGAAATTGAAAAAAACAGCGAGGCACGCACTCGGCTGTTCGGTGATATCAGCCACGAATTACGGACGCCTTTGGCCGCCATCGGGGCTACCCTGGAAAATAAATTGTTGCGCAGCGAGGCCCTACCGCCGGAGGAAATATCCGCCCTATATGATGAAGTGCTGCGCATGAGCAATCTGGTCAAAGAATTACAAAGCATTTCACGATTGGATGCCGGGCATTTGGAGCTGTCCAAGACCTTGATTGATTTTAAAAGTTTTTTCTCCGAATTTTTTGTGCTCATGGAGGCGGATGCCGCCTCGCGGAATATCCGGGTTGCCATTCATATCCCGGATGACTTGCCCTATTGCTATGCCGACTCGGAGCGGCTGAAGCAGATTGTTTTAAACTTGGTCAGCAATGCCATGCGCTACAGCGATGACGGCGGTCAGGTCACCTTGACTGCCAGTGCCGATGACCAGTACTTCATTTTCACTGTTCAGGATACGGGGGTCGGCATGAATCCCCAGGATATGGCGCACGTCTTTGACCGTTTCTACCGATCTGATGCCTCCCGGGCACGCGATACAGGTGGCAGCGGTTTGGGCATGGCCATCACCAAGGGTCTGGTCGATGCGCATGATGGCATCATACAAGTGGCTAGCAAACCGGGAGAGGGCACCACGTTCACCGTTCGCTTGCCGCTCTATGAGGCGCCGGAAGAAGAAGGCTGA